The Zavarzinia compransoris genome includes a window with the following:
- a CDS encoding class I SAM-dependent methyltransferase — protein MTAFTAAAAEDYDDRIRRMAPGYDLALDLIVALARQCFPAEARVLLAGCGTGSELLRLAAAGPGWRFTAVEPSAAMLEGARAKVAAAGLGPRVDFVEALLADAPPAAHDAAVSALVLHFLPDDGAKAGFVADLGRRMRPGAPLLLTDYAEAGLPAGSYDRWLLDRGVAAEVVERAADWRRRVWQPVTPARVSALLAAAGFAEARPFFQALGFQGWLASAGASPSP, from the coding sequence ATGACCGCTTTTACCGCCGCCGCCGCCGAGGATTACGACGACCGCATCCGCCGCATGGCGCCCGGCTACGATCTCGCGCTCGACTTGATCGTCGCCCTGGCCCGCCAATGCTTTCCGGCCGAAGCCCGGGTATTGCTGGCCGGCTGCGGCACGGGCAGCGAATTGCTGCGGCTGGCGGCGGCGGGCCCGGGCTGGCGCTTCACCGCGGTCGAGCCTTCCGCCGCCATGCTGGAGGGCGCCCGCGCCAAGGTGGCGGCGGCCGGCCTCGGGCCCCGGGTCGATTTCGTCGAAGCCCTGCTGGCGGATGCGCCGCCGGCCGCGCATGACGCGGCGGTCAGCGCCCTCGTCCTCCATTTCCTGCCCGACGATGGCGCCAAGGCCGGTTTCGTCGCCGACCTCGGGCGCCGCATGCGGCCCGGCGCCCCCCTGCTGCTGACGGATTATGCCGAGGCCGGCCTGCCCGCCGGCAGCTACGACCGCTGGCTGCTGGACCGGGGCGTCGCCGCCGAGGTGGTCGAACGGGCCGCGGACTGGCGCCGCCGGGTCTGGCAGCCGGTCACGCCGGCGCGGGTCTCGGCCCTGCTGGCGGCCGCCGGCTTTGCCGAGGCCCGGCCGTTCTTCCAGGCGCTCGGCTTTCAGGGCTGGCTGGCGTCGGCCGGGGCGTCGCCCTCGCCGTAA
- a CDS encoding polysaccharide biosynthesis/export family protein, producing MSLSLIVGACSALPTSGPSVSNILDEYDDVQDSADGLTSTMPALSFELVDLSQRVVQVLQSQPADTLQSKFGDYRPSPDARIGVGDAVSIVIWEAGSNLFGGASSARGLVGADLAGVEPNTSTQGQIPEQIVPRDGRITVPFTPSRIPVVGRTPVQVQEAIIAALQTRTADPQVIVAITRSGSNAVSVVGEVKAGDRVPLSVQGDRLLDVLAKVGGVSVPVNEASVILTRDTTTVEVPLARILADSRENIFMRGGDIVTVVRRPKAYSALGATGANYNIVFGGDTLSLSEAITKAGGLQDFRADPEGVFLLRYERADLVRAFKPDTKIATGDEPVPTVYAVNMRSVAGMFLAQNFEMRDKDVLFVSNAPLTEMQKLIQLIQGAAQPVATGAGISNAFGGN from the coding sequence TTGTCCCTGTCGCTTATCGTCGGGGCCTGCAGCGCCCTCCCCACCTCGGGCCCTTCGGTCTCCAATATCCTCGATGAATATGACGACGTTCAGGATTCGGCGGACGGCCTGACGTCCACGATGCCGGCCCTGTCCTTCGAACTCGTCGACCTCAGCCAGCGGGTCGTCCAGGTCCTGCAAAGCCAGCCCGCCGACACGCTGCAAAGCAAATTCGGCGACTACCGGCCGTCCCCCGATGCCCGGATCGGTGTCGGCGACGCCGTTTCCATCGTGATCTGGGAAGCCGGCTCCAACCTCTTCGGGGGCGCTTCGTCCGCCCGCGGCCTGGTGGGCGCCGACCTCGCGGGCGTGGAGCCGAATACCTCGACCCAGGGCCAGATCCCGGAACAGATCGTGCCGCGCGACGGCAGGATCACCGTTCCCTTCACCCCCAGCCGCATCCCGGTGGTCGGCCGCACGCCCGTCCAGGTCCAGGAAGCCATCATCGCCGCCCTGCAGACCCGGACCGCCGATCCCCAGGTGATCGTCGCCATCACGCGCAGCGGCTCCAATGCGGTCAGTGTGGTCGGCGAAGTGAAGGCCGGCGACCGGGTGCCGCTGTCGGTTCAGGGCGACCGCCTGCTCGACGTCCTGGCCAAGGTCGGCGGCGTCTCGGTCCCGGTCAATGAAGCATCGGTGATCCTGACCCGCGACACGACCACGGTCGAAGTGCCCCTCGCCCGCATCCTCGCCGACTCGCGGGAAAACATCTTCATGCGGGGCGGGGACATCGTCACCGTCGTCCGCCGCCCCAAGGCCTATTCGGCGCTGGGGGCGACCGGGGCCAATTACAACATCGTCTTCGGGGGCGATACCCTGTCCCTCTCGGAAGCGATCACCAAGGCCGGCGGCCTGCAGGATTTCCGCGCCGATCCGGAAGGGGTCTTCCTGCTCCGCTACGAGCGCGCCGACCTGGTCAGGGCGTTCAAGCCGGACACCAAGATCGCCACCGGCGACGAACCGGTGCCCACGGTCTATGCCGTCAACATGCGCTCGGTCGCCGGCATGTTCCTGGCGCAGAATTTCGAGATGCGGGACAAGGATGTCCTCTTCGTCTCCAATGCCCCGCTCACCGAGATGCAGAAGCTGATCCAGCTGATCCAGGGTGCCGCCCAGCCCGTGGCGACCGGTGCCGGCATCTCCAACGCCTTCGGCGGGAACTGA
- a CDS encoding Coq4 family protein, with amino-acid sequence METRRPYRPLEAFRALRALLRDKEDTAQVFRIIDALGGPAFTKLYQRFRRLPGALALIERERSLCDVLSDRAYLASLPEGSLGRAYLAFVEREQLTADGLVAASEEGHGEREIIDPLQRRFGERLRDSHDLYHVLGQYGRDGMGEVCVLAFTHGISGNPGILLVILGGIHKFRQELPGQPVAAMARQAWKIGRAATFLPAADWEALLPQPLAEVRRQLNIGTPTLYHASGLMGSERLPQGMPAAA; translated from the coding sequence ATGGAAACGCGCCGCCCCTACCGTCCGCTCGAAGCCTTCCGTGCCCTGCGCGCCCTGTTGCGCGACAAGGAAGACACGGCCCAGGTCTTCCGCATCATCGATGCCCTGGGCGGGCCGGCCTTTACCAAGCTCTACCAGCGGTTCCGCCGCCTGCCGGGCGCCCTTGCCCTGATCGAGCGCGAGCGCAGCCTGTGCGACGTGCTGTCCGACCGGGCCTATCTCGCGAGCCTGCCCGAGGGCAGCCTCGGCCGCGCCTATCTCGCCTTCGTCGAGCGCGAGCAATTGACCGCCGACGGCCTGGTCGCCGCCAGCGAGGAAGGCCACGGCGAGCGCGAGATCATCGATCCCCTGCAGCGCCGCTTCGGCGAGCGGCTGCGCGATTCGCACGATCTTTACCACGTGCTCGGCCAATACGGCCGGGACGGCATGGGCGAAGTCTGCGTGCTCGCCTTCACCCACGGGATTTCGGGCAACCCGGGCATCCTGCTGGTCATCCTCGGCGGGATTCACAAATTCCGCCAGGAACTGCCCGGGCAGCCGGTCGCCGCCATGGCCCGGCAGGCGTGGAAGATCGGCCGCGCCGCCACCTTCCTGCCCGCCGCGGACTGGGAAGCCCTGCTGCCCCAGCCGCTGGCCGAGGTGCGCCGCCAGCTCAACATCGGCACGCCCACGCTCTATCACGCGTCGGGCCTGATGGGCTCGGAACGCCTGCCCCAGGGCATGCCGGCCGCCGCCTGA
- a CDS encoding TetR/AcrR family transcriptional regulator, translating to MTSAVGAKRVRRTSEEARRQILDAAEARLTSLGPEGLRLQDIGRDVGLSHSAILHHFESRDGLVRALALRATEQLKRDVLAALAPPAGGGPEATVIMQKVFEVLSERGYARLAAWLTLEHGHDNRRFSEQMIAELIRVIHDMRVAYAGEEGKPVPAEEDTANIVLLVASAAYGDGIMGQTLRLAAGRDGSPEARSRFRAWFGRLIEGHMDHYGEGDAPADASQP from the coding sequence ATGACGAGTGCGGTTGGCGCGAAACGGGTCCGCCGGACCTCGGAAGAGGCGCGGCGGCAGATCCTGGACGCCGCCGAGGCGCGGCTGACCAGCCTCGGCCCGGAAGGGCTGCGGCTGCAGGATATCGGCCGCGACGTCGGCCTGTCGCATTCGGCGATCCTGCACCACTTCGAAAGCCGGGACGGGCTGGTGCGGGCGCTGGCGCTGCGCGCGACCGAACAGTTGAAGCGCGACGTGCTGGCCGCCCTGGCCCCGCCCGCGGGCGGCGGGCCCGAGGCCACGGTGATCATGCAGAAAGTGTTCGAGGTCCTGTCCGAGCGCGGCTATGCCCGCCTCGCCGCTTGGCTGACGCTGGAACACGGCCACGACAACCGGCGCTTTTCGGAACAGATGATCGCGGAACTGATCCGGGTCATCCACGACATGCGCGTCGCCTATGCCGGGGAGGAGGGCAAGCCGGTGCCGGCGGAGGAGGACACGGCCAACATCGTCCTGCTCGTCGCCAGTGCCGCCTATGGCGACGGCATCATGGGCCAGACCCTGCGCCTTGCCGCCGGCCGCGACGGCTCGCCCGAGGCGCGCAGCCGCTTCCGCGCCTGGTTCGGCCGCCTGATCGAAGGCCATATGGATCATTACGGCGAGGGCGACGCCCCGGCCGACGCCAGCCAGCCCTGA
- a CDS encoding capsule biosynthesis protein, which translates to MLSTFRPGRTGPAPRPRATTSSSKDRSAPSSAAWGAACAGAGTGVTKVNFNGGDCYDWPFGGARCYRGTVAAWPDFVLALARRQDVTDIVLIGDCRPLHIAAVEALRAWRPEIRVHVYEEGYIRPDWVTLEDSGVNARSPMPRRAEAILPLPEAAMPRYGVAVGASTVRMGIRAMFSYFAMFLLGFLFRNYEHHRPDGPLREAGLWLRRLGGRNLRQAEAAAREAALYSERKPYFLVLLQLNVDKQIVFHSPFANMQAYLERVCQSFAAHAPPDSLLVVKAHPLDNGRDDHEGDLAALGQRFGIAGRVRFIDGGNLIGLLEGCRGAVTVNSTAGISALHRSIPLIALGHALFDLPGLCHQGGLDSFWTAPEPVDSRLYHGWRNMISRRSQVNGSFYSDRGIQMVIDGSLPILEGTAGPVRDWPPLPAANPVGPKPAP; encoded by the coding sequence ATCCTCAGCACATTCCGCCCCGGCCGGACTGGCCCCGCCCCGAGACCCCGCGCAACTACCTCTTCCTCCAAGGACCGCTCGGCCCCTTCTTCCGCCGCCTGGGGCGCAGCCTGCGCCGGCGCGGGCACCGGGGTCACCAAGGTCAATTTCAACGGCGGCGACTGCTACGACTGGCCGTTCGGCGGCGCCCGCTGCTATCGCGGCACCGTCGCCGCCTGGCCGGATTTCGTCCTCGCGCTCGCACGCCGGCAGGACGTCACCGATATCGTCCTGATCGGCGATTGCCGCCCGCTCCATATCGCCGCCGTCGAGGCGCTGCGCGCCTGGCGCCCGGAAATCCGCGTCCATGTCTACGAGGAGGGCTACATCCGGCCCGACTGGGTGACGCTGGAAGACTCCGGCGTCAATGCCCGCTCGCCCATGCCCCGCCGCGCCGAGGCGATCCTGCCCCTGCCGGAAGCCGCCATGCCCCGCTACGGCGTTGCCGTCGGCGCCTCGACCGTGCGCATGGGGATCCGGGCGATGTTCAGTTATTTCGCGATGTTCCTGCTCGGCTTCCTGTTCCGGAACTACGAGCACCACCGCCCCGACGGCCCCCTGCGCGAGGCCGGCCTGTGGCTGCGCCGGCTCGGCGGCCGCAACCTCCGCCAGGCCGAGGCGGCCGCGCGCGAGGCGGCGCTCTACAGCGAGCGGAAGCCCTATTTCCTCGTCCTGCTCCAACTCAATGTCGACAAGCAGATCGTCTTCCATTCCCCCTTCGCCAACATGCAGGCCTATCTGGAGCGGGTCTGCCAATCCTTCGCGGCCCATGCCCCGCCGGACTCCCTGCTGGTGGTGAAGGCGCATCCGCTCGACAACGGCCGCGACGACCATGAGGGCGATCTTGCGGCCCTGGGGCAGCGCTTCGGCATCGCCGGCCGGGTCCGCTTTATCGACGGCGGCAATCTGATCGGCCTGCTGGAGGGCTGCCGCGGCGCCGTCACGGTGAATTCGACCGCCGGCATTTCGGCGCTGCACCGGTCCATCCCCCTGATCGCCCTGGGCCATGCCCTTTTCGACCTCCCCGGCCTGTGCCACCAGGGCGGCCTGGACAGTTTCTGGACCGCGCCCGAGCCGGTGGACAGCCGGCTCTACCACGGCTGGCGCAACATGATCTCCCGCCGCTCCCAGGTGAACGGCAGCTTCTATTCCGACCGGGGCATCCAGATGGTCATCGACGGCAGCCTGCCGATCCTGGAAGGCACCGCCGGCCCGGTTCGCGACTGGCCGCCGCTGCCCGCCGCGAACCCGGTTGGCCCTAAGCCGGCCCCGTGA